The Micromonospora siamensis genome contains the following window.
GGGCAGCACCACGGCCAGCAGCACCACCGCCAGCGCGGCCGCGCCGCCCGCGGCGGCCAGCAGCACCGCCCGCTCCCGGGCCGCCGCCCTGCGGCCCCGCTGCGCCACCAGGGCCGGGTCCGGCCGCTCCCGAGGCAGCGCGGCGGCCACCGCCGGCACGGCGGCACCGCCGCCGGTCTCGGTGACCGCCCGGTACGGGTTCAGCACCCCGGCGCCGTAGTCACCACGCCGCCCGGTGCCCGGCGCGGGGTCGGTGCTGGCCAGGATCCGCCGGCTCACCTGGGCCGCCGTCCAGTCCGGGTGGTACTGCCGCACCAACGCCGCCGTGGCGGCGACGAAGGGCGTGGCGTAGCTGGTCCCGTCCGCCAGCAGGTGCCCCCGCCCAGGGGCGGCCATCAGCACCTCGCCACCCGGGGCCACCAGGTCGACGTACGGGCCGGTCTGGGAGAACGTCGACCGCCCGCCGTCCACCCCGATCGCGCCCACCCCGAGCACCCCCTCGTACGCGGCCGGATAGGGGCTCGGGTCACCGCTGTCGTGCAGGTTGCCGGCGGCGGCCACCACCACCACGTCCCGCTCCTCGGCGTACTCGACGGCGGCCCGTACGGCAGGGGAGTCGGCGTAGAGCACGACGGAGAGGTTGAGCACGTCGGCGCCGTGGTCCACCGCCCAGCGGATCGCCCGGGCGAACCCGGCGGCGCTGACCGTACGTCCCGACTCCCGGCCGTCGACGACCTGCTGCTCGCTGACCCGGACGGGAAGGATCCGGGCGTCCGGCGCCAGCCCCCGGAAGGCCACCCCGCGGGCCGGCGCGGCGGCGATGATGCTCGCCACACCGGTGCCGTGCCCGGGGCAGTCCCGCCCACCGTCGCCGCCCGGGTCGAGCAGGTCGGTGCCGGGCAGCACCCGGCCGGCGAGTTGCGGATGCCGGCGGTCCACGCCCGAGTCGATGACGGCGACGGTGACTCCCGCGCCGGTGGCGAGGGGTGCGAGGCGCTCCGGGGCGTACCGCTGCTGCGGCCACGGCCGCTCGGTGACCGTGCGCGCCGGGGCGGGCGGGCTGGCACAGGCCGGCGCGGCGACCCCCGCGCTGGCCGGTACGCCGGTCGCGGCGACGACCGGCGGGGTGGCCAGGAGCGCCGCCAGGGCGGCGGCGAGGGCGGGGCGTGCACTGGGCCGGGGCATCGACCGCCTCCGTATCGTGTCGGCTCCGGAACCGGATGTTATAGCTTCCGCCGTCACCCGGCGTACCGCCGCCGGCCAGCCATTGTGATCTTGTTACTACCTTGTAGGTTGTACGCGATGCCTATGGCCTTTTCGCGGGAGGAGAGGTGGCCGTGACCGACTGGGAGCCGGCTACCGAGGCCGAAGCGGCGATGCGCGACGCGCTGAGCGCGAACGACCAGGAGCTGTATTTCCGCGTCCTGGCGCGGACGGATCTCCTCCTGCCCGTCTCGGGTCAGCCCGCGCCCGGCCAGTCGGCCGGGTGGGGCACCTGGACGACCAGCGGGCGGACGCACGTGCTGGCCTTCACCTCCCCGACCGCCCTGCGGGCCTGCCTGGGCGACTCGACCGGCCCCACCCGACGCGCCGCGTACGCGGACCTGGCCGACGACTGGCCCAACCACGAGTGGTGGCTGGCGGTCAACCCGGGACTCCCCATCGAGGGCTACCTGCCGGCCTGGTTCGTCACCCAGTTGTCCCGCGGTGAGGTCCGGCTGCCGGGCCGCACCATGGGCGCCCGGGCCCGGTTGGAGCGGGCCGAGTCGCTGGCCCGGGCCAGGGCGAACGCGGTCGACCGGGAGGCGCCCCGGTGGGAACCGGCCTCCCCGCCCGCCCCGCCGACGTCGCCCGTCCCGCCGACGCCGCTGGCCCGCCGCGAGAGCGACCGTACCGGCCCGAGCCCGGTGCCGGCCCCACTGCCCGGACCCGCTCCGGAACCCGCGGACCAGACGATCCCGGTACGGGCGGCGGCGAGCCGCGGCTCGGCGGTCTCGGCGTTCGGCTCGACGGGCGAGCCGCCGTCGCCGCCGGCCGTGGAGGCGGCCCGCCCCGGAGTCGCCCCGACCCGCCCCGGCCCGTCCGTGGCCCGGCCAGACGGCCGGCCGGAGCCGTCCTCGATCGCCGCCGCCAACGGTGGCTGGCCGGACCGACCGGGTGACGAGGCGGCGGCCCGGTCCTTCTTCGAGCCCTCGGCCCAGCGCCGGGCCGCCGGTGAGGACGCCCGCCGCCCGGCCGAGCGCGCGGTGCCCCCGTCCCGCTTGGGGCGGGTCGGCCAACCCTTCCCCCGCCGCCGGCCGATCAGCGAGCCGGTGCCCGCGCCACCCGTCGGGTCGGTGCCCGAGGAGCCGACGCAGGCGTTCCGGGTCCCGGTGGCCGACGACGGGCTCACCCAGGTGTTTCCGCGCCGGGCACCGGAGCCGCCCGCGGAGGAGGCGACCCAGGTGGTCCGGGCGGGCGTCCCGGACCACGACCTGACGGTGTCGCTGCCGCGCCGGACGGAGCCGCCCACCGAGAAGGCGCGGTTCGGGGGCGGCGAGCGCGCGGCCGGCCCGTTGCCCCGTCGTCACCTGACCGAGCCGGGCCCGGACGAACAGACCCAGCGGCTCGCCGGGCCGCATCCGTACGCGGCGGCGGGGCAGCCCGCGCCGCCGGTCGGTGCGGACGTGGACGAGCTGCCGCCGTCGATCGCCGAGCCGGTCTCCGCCCCGCCGGTGCCGCGACGCAGCCTCTCCCCGATCGTGATCGAGGGCACGGTCATCGAGTCCCGCGACCTCGGCGAGGCGGGGCCCGCGGTTTCGCCGGTCCCCGCCGACCGGCCGGTCCGGACCGGACCGCCAGCCGCCAACGCCAACGCCAACGGCGCAGCGTGGGCCACGCCGGCGCGGCCCGCCGAACCGCCGACCCTGGAGGTACGCGCCGCAGAGCCGGCTCCCGCGGTGGCCGAGCCCTCCGCGCCCGCGGTCACCCCGGTCGAGCCGGCGGTCGAGGGCGTTCCGGAGGCCCGCATCGCGACCCCGGCCGCACCCGCAACGGTGCCCGATCCACCCGTGACGGCGGCCACCGCGTACGCCCCGCCGTCCGAAGCGCCCGCGCCGGAAACGACGCCCTCCGCACCAGCGTCGCCGGTCGCGCCGGCCACGTCGCCGGTCGCGCCCGTGCCCTCCGCGACGGCCGCACCGGCAACGACGCCCGGGTCACCCGTCGTGCCCGCACCGGCGGCCTCACCGGTCGCGCCCGTGTCACCGGCACCCGCGACGACTCCTGCCCCGCCCGCGCCGGCCGCGTCCGTGCCCCCGGCACCCGCACCGGCCGTGCCCGCCTCACCCAGGCCGACCGCACCCTCACCCCAGCCGGCCGTACCCGCGCCCGCCGCGTTCACCCCGGCCAACGAGGTGGAGGAGGAACTGCTGGCCTCGGCCGGCGCCGGCAACACCGACGGCTTTCTCTCCACGCTGCTGCTGGCCCGGGTGCTGCTGCCGGTCGCCCCCGGTTCGGCGCCGGGCAGCCGGCCGGGCGAGCCCGGCTTCGTCTGGCACACCGAGCAGTTGGACGGCGGACCCTACGTCGTGGTCTGGACGTCGGCCGAGCGGATGGCCGACGCCGCCGCCGGCTCGGTGGAGACCGTGCTGGTCCGCTTCGTGCAGTTGATCCGGCGCTGGCCGGACCGAACCTGGTCGTTCGCGGTCAACCCGGGTACCCCCGTCGGCGCGAAGCTGCCCGGCGAGCAGATCGTCGGGCTGGCCAACTGGGCCGCCGACGTCGGCCTGGGCGACGAGCCGGAGACCGAGCCGGCGGCGGCCGAGGAGCCGGCGAACCGGCCCCGGGTGGCCCCGCCGGTGGTGGACCCGACCCGCCCGATCGTCATGCAGAAGGCGGTCGCGCCGAGCCAGCTCGCCTACTACCTGGAACGGGGCTACGACCGGGTCTCCGGCTTCGTGCACCGGGCCGGTGAGCTGGCGCACCTGCACACTCCCACCGAGCTGTACGACGCGCTGGGCCTGGGCTATCCCGGCTCGCCCTTCGACCGGGCGGCCGGCGAGATCTACGTGCTGCGCTGGCCGGCGCACCGGCCGAGCCTCTACCGGATCCCGTACGGCGGGCAGAACGAGGTCGCCATGCGCGCCATGGAGGGCTGGGTGATCGAGCGGGCGCCGTTCCGGGGCAACGGCTTCGCCCCCGGTGAGAGCAGCGACGTGGTGGCCGAGTTCAAGGTGGACAGCGCCCGGTTGCCGCACGGCGCCCAGCTGTGGCGGATCGGGGCGGACGGCGCCGAGCGGGTGGTGGCCGTGCTGGACACCGACGTGCTGCTCTGGCGACAGGTCGGTGAGGACGATGCGTGACGGCTACGTGGCCCGCTGGCGCGGCCGGGAATACCAGGCCAGCCCGGACGGCGACGACGTGCGGCTCTACCAGCCCGGCCCGGGTGACGGCTTCTCCGAGGTCCGTTCCGGCCGGTACGTGCGGGTGGTCCCGGTGACGGAGGTCGACGACCTGGCGTACGTCCGGACGACCTGCACCTGGCAGGGGCAGCCGTTCATCGTGCTCGCCGCCCAGGACGGCTGGCTGCGGGTGGAGTACACCGGCGGGCGCTGGCCGGTGGCCCGCGCGATGGGCCTGGAGGTCTTCGACTTCGGGGTCTACCAGGGCTGGGCGCCGGCCAGCGAGGTAGCCGACCTGCGCGAGCAGCGAGTCTGAGTCAGGACTTCGTCCAGCGCAGGATCTCGCCCAGCACCACGTCGCGGGCCTCGACGTGGGGGAAGTGCCCCACGCCGTCCAGCAGCCGCCACTCGTAGGGGGCGGTGACGTAGCGGCCCGAGCCCTGGGCGGTGCGGGCCAGGCTCGCCACGTCGGCGGCGCCGTGCAGTTGCAGGGTCGGGGTGACCAGTGGCTTCTGCATCAGCTTGACGAACCGGTAGCCGTGCAGCCGCAGCACCGACCGGAACGCCCACCGGTAGCCCTCCAGGGCGCAGAATGCCGCCTGCGGGATGCGCATCGCCGTCCGGCAGGCCCGGGCGTACGCCTCGAAGTCGGGTCCGTCGACCCAGGCCGGCCCGCCCCAACGGCGCAGCAGCGACTCCACCTCGGCGGCGTCGTCCCGGGTCAGCACGTGTTCGTAGCGGGGCAACTGGTACTTGAGGGTGGGCGTCGAGGCGGAGAACTGCCCGCGCGGGTCGGCGAAGATGGCGGCGCGCAGCCGCAGCGGGTGCGGGGCGCCGAGCACCACCAGCCGGCGTACCAGGTTGGGGTGGAACGACGCCACGGTCCAGGCGATCATGCCGCCGGCCCCGGTGCCGACCACCGTGGCCGAGCGTTCGCCGAGCGCCCGGATCAGGCCGGCCACGTCGGCGGCGAGGGTGTAACCGTCGTACCCCCGGGGTGGCTTGTCGCTGGCACCGTAACCGCGCAGGTCCACCGCGACCGCCCGGAAGCCCGCGTCGGCCACGGCGGGCAGCATCTCGTGCCAGGCCCACCAGTATTCCGGGAAGCCGTGCAGGAAGAGCACCATCGGCCCGGTGCCCGCCTCCACCACGTGGAACCGGCTGCCGTTGGCGCCGACGAAGCGGTGCGTCCAGGGCCCCTCGGTGAGGACGCAGGACTCGTCGACTGCTCCGCTGTGCTGCTCGGTCATGGTGCCCAGCGTAGGGCCCCGGCACCTGCCGATCATCAGCCGATGTCCGACGGCCCGGACGGTAGGGGCGGGGTCAACCGACCCGAGTCATCTTCACGACGGCGGCTGGGATGCCGGGGCCGCAGGCGACACCCGGATCGGGGGGCCCCACGAGAACCAGCACGGTCGCGCCGGCGGGGAACGTTCCCAGCCCTGCGCCGTGCAGGGCGTACTCCCGGCCGTCGTCGGTGACCAGCCCGTAGCAGGGTCCGGTGCCGCCTCTGGTGATCCGGCCGGCAAGTTGGTTGGTCTTGTGTCGGTCGGTCGGGCCGCTGGGCCCGACGGTGGGTGGCGGCAGCGTCGGCAGGACGGTCGTGGAGAGCTCGGTGGGGCGTTGTGACGGACTCTGGCCGGGCGAAGGGGTCGCGGAAGGCTCGGCGGAGCGAGCGGACGGTGGGTTCGATCGGCCGGGAGTGGACGGCGACGCAGCCGTCGTCGTCAGCGGAGCAGGTGCGCTCGGGGTGGCCCGATCGGCTGCCTGCTGGCCTTCGTTGTCGGCACAACCGGCGACGGAGAGGGACAGCGTCAGCGCCGTGGCGGCCGACAGAGCGGTACGTGGCATCACCCTCATGGGACGCGGCGACGCACCGGGCGGTTCCCCAGGTGCCTGCTTCTGGCCCCGAAAGCTGCGGCTGAGGCACCCCGAACAGGGCCGATGCCCGGGCAGGAGGCCTGCCCGGGCATCGGTCGCGGTGGTGCGGTGATCAGTGGCTCAGGAGAAGCGGACCCTCATCGAGGTGCCGTTCTGCTTGAGGACCTTGATCTTGGTGCCGGTGGCCGGGAGCTTGACGCCGTGGTTCGGCAGCTCGGGGTACCAGTACTGCTTGGTGTCGTCGAACAGCGGCTGCGCGGCCTGGCCACGGATGTACTGCGGCTGGCTGTTGATGTGCAGCGTGAACGAGTCCGCCTTCTTCAGGCTGAACGGCGCGTCGTAGACCTGTACGCGGGCCCGCCACGGGTTGCCGGTCAGGTTGTAGATCGGCCGCGGGTGAGCATCGATGTAGAGGTTACGACCCTCACCCGGGTGCTCGAAGGTGTCGTTGTCCGCGTACCGGAGGTTCCAGTACGAGATCAGCAGACCCTCCTGGTACGCGTAGTGGTCCACCCAGTCGGGGCGGGTGTTCATGTAGCCGAAGTAGTACGGGCCGGTCTTCAGGTACTGGTCGTACGAGACGTACGACCGGTTGCCGGCGATGTAGTAGTTGTCGAACAGCTTGGTGTAGCTGTCGCCGACGATGCTGAAGCCCTGGAGCGCCCAGTCACCGGCACCGTTCTCGGCACCGTCGCTGAACACGGTCTGACCATCGGCGGTCACGGTGATGGCGTCACCGAAGAAACCACCCTTGGAGAGACCCTCGTCGGTGACGTAGTGGAACCGGAACTGGACCACCTTGCCGGCCGCCACGTCCATCGGGATGTTGATGTCCACCCACTTGCCCGCGCTGCTGCCGGACAGGCCCGGCGTGGGGTCGGTCCTGGACACCGGCGGGATCGGCTTGCCGTCGACCGTGCCGGGCAGCGCCGCCCAGGTGTTGCCGCCGTCGAGGGAGGCCTCGAAGAACATGTAGTCGAAGCCGCTCTCGATGTCGTAGCGGCCCTTCATGGACAGCGACGCCGTGGTCTTCCCGGTGAAGTCGAGCGTCCTGGTCATGGTGTTGTTCAGGCCGTCGGCGTTACCCGAGAAGTACTGCTTCGTGCCCTCGAAGGGGGTGCCGTAATCGAAGGTGTACTCCCGCTTGGGCAGCACCACGACCGCGGCCTGCGCCTTCTTGGAGTTGTACTCCTCCGGGCCCAGGTCCAGCGTGCGCTTCTCGCCGGCCTTGACCACCTCGTAGTCGAGCCAGCCGAGCTGGAGCTTGTTCCACGCGCCCAGGTCGCCACCGCGGTTGCCGATGCTCTGGTCGTTCTTGGCGCCGAGCCGGCTCTGCGCCATCAGGGTCCAGTGCTCGTTGTTGTTGTCGCCGCCGTTGATGTTGTTGTAGTCGTCCGGCAGGCCGAGGTCGTGACCGTACTCGTGGTAGAAGACGCTCCGGCCACCGTTTTCCGGCTGGATCGTGTAGTCGCGGATCCAGATGCCGGTGTTGCCGATCTGGGTGCCGCCGATCGGGAAGTTCGCCGGTCCGGTCCGGGCGTTGCCGTAGGCCGACCAGCGGTGGCTCCAGATGGCGTCCTCACCCTGGATCGGGTCACCGTCGGCCTGGTCGCCGCCGGAGTGGACGATCTGGAAGTGGTCGATGTAGCCGTCCGGCTCGTTGAAGTTGCCGTCGCCGTCGTAGTCGAACCGGTCCCACTGGTCGAACGACTGCATCTCGGTCTTGATCTGCGCGTCGGTGCGACCCTTGGCCTTCTGGTCGGCGACCCACTGGTTGGCGGCGTCGCGCACCAGGTCCCAGGTGTTCTGGCAGACGTTGCTGTCGCAGACCGCCGGGTCGTTGGCCGGGTTCGTGGTGTCGTCGTCGGCCACCGGGTCGTCCGACCGGCCGTAGCGGGCGGCGTTGTACTTGACCTTCACCCAGTCGGTGACCTCGCCGTCCACGGTGTACCGACCCGAGGACTGGGCCTCGTAGTACTGCTTGAGCGACTCGTCGCCCTGCCCGGTGCCGAAGTACAGCTTGCGGAAGTGGTCGGCGCTGTAGTCGGCTTCCCAGTTGGTGGAGTTGTCCACCGCCCGATTGGGCTTCGGGATCTCGTTGTGCCGCGGTCCGTCGTACCGCGTCGGGCCGGCGATGTCCGGGTTGATGTCCTTGTCCGGGTAGGCCGGGTCGCGCTCGTCGCCGAATTCGGCGAGGATCACGAAGATCTTGTCGGTCCGCTCGCGGGCGAGCTCGACGTACTTGTCCTTCTTGGCGGCCTTGGCGGTGCGGGCGCCGGCCGCCGATGCCGACCCGGCGGCGTTCTCGCCGACCTTGACGACGGTGCTGCCGTTGATCTTCCGGGCCTTGGCCCGGCCGGACAGGACCTCGCTGAGGCCCTCCTGGCGGAGCGCCCGCCGCTGGTCCTCGAACTTGTCCGGCAGATCGTGTGGGGCCTGCCGCTCGGCGGTTGCGGGAGCGGCAGCCGGCAGCTTCGGTGCCGGTGCCGCGCTGGCGGTGGCGGAGCCGGTGACCAGCCCCGTCGCCGTCAGCGAAAGCCCGAGCAGACCCACTGCGACTTTGCGCACGTGGTACCTCCGGTGTGAGGGAGCCGGCCCAACGGGGGTAAGGGCCGGTGAGATCGGTCCCACTGAGGGGACCAATGGTGAACATAGACACTCCCGGGGCGGGTGTGAAGGTTGGTGCGTCGTTTTGTTGCAGAAATTTGTCGACGAAGCTCCGTTGCGTCACATCGATCGCCCATCAGGCCTCCGCTGAGCTGCACGGACGTCGACGATCACCAAAGGGTGACGGATGTCGATCGATACTCGGGGTGCGCACGAGAAAGGGGCCGGAGGCGAATGCCTCCGGCCCCTTTCGGGTGTTGCTACCCGATCAGTTGGTGACCTTGACGACCATGTCGCTGGTCGGGGTGGTGCCCTGCTCCAGGATCTCGATGGTGGTGCCGGTGCCGGCCACCTTCACCGAGTTCCAGGCGTTGCCGTTGGTCCAGTACCTGCCGCTGCCCTTGTCGCTGAAGACCGGCTGCGGGTCCAGCGCCGGAACGGTGACCGCCACGCCGTTCTTGTGGAAGGTCTGCGCCGGCTTGGTGAACTTGCTGAACGTCGCGTCGTACCCGTTGCGCCGGTTGCTGATGGTGCCCTGACCGCCGACGTTGATCTTGTCGGGGCGGACGTCCACCGGCAGGTTCAGGCCGTAGCCCGGGTGCGCCGACGTGTTGTTGTCGCCGTACGCGTAGTTCACGTACCAGACCAGCATGCCGGGCTGGTTCGAGAAGCGCTCGACGAAGTCCGGCCGGGTGTTGCCCCAGCCGAAGTTGTAGCCACCGGTCCGCAGCGTGTCGTCGTAACCGAAGTAGGTCCGGTTCTCGGCGAGGTAGAAGCGGGGGTAGGTGTCGGTGACCGAGCCACCCATCCGGGTGAAGCCCTTGACCGCCCAGTCCGCCGACAGCGTCTCCGCGTCGTCGGTCCACGCGACCGTGCCGTTCTTGGTCAGCGAGATGTTGTCCAGGAACGCGCCGGCGTAGTGCAGGCCACCGTCGGTGGCGTAGCGGTACCGGAACGTGATGGACTTGCCGGCGTACGCCGAGAGGTCGTACGTCGAGTCGACCCAGGCGCCGTTGCTGGAGCCGTCGATGCCGTCCTCGAGGGTGCCGTCGGTGGCCCGCGTGTCGTGCAGGTTGTTCTTCAGCGGCGTCCAGGTGGCCCCACCGTCGGTGGAGACCTCGGCGAAGAGGTAGTCGTAGTCCTCTTCGATCTCGTAGGAGAGCTTCGACGTGATCGACGCGGTGGTCGCGCCGGTCAGGTCGATGGTGCGGGTCAGCGTGTTGTTCAGGCCGTCGGCCGCCCCACCCCACCACTCGTACGACCCGCCGAACGGCGTGTTGTAGTTCGTGGTCTGGGTCTGCGCCGGCAGGTTGACCAGGACCGCCTGGGCCTTCGGCCCGTCGCTGTCGCCGGCCGGACCCAGGGTGACCTGGGTGCTGCCCTTGCCGTAGTCGACCGTGGTGTGGTTAAGCCAGCCGAGGAAGAGCTTCGACCACGGGTCCATGTAGCCCGGGGTCGAGCCGATGTCGTCCTTGCCGTGGCTGAGCCACGAACCGGAGGACATCAGCGTCCAGAAGCCGGTGCCGTTGTCGCCGCCCTGGGTGTCGTACAGGTCCGGCAGGCCGAGGTCGTGGCCGTACTCGTGGGCGAAGACGCCCAGGCCGCCGTTCTCCGGCTCGGTGGTGTAGTCACCGATCCAGAGACCGGAGTCACCGATCTGCACGCCGCCGTCGAGGTTGCCCGACGGGCCGGTCTTGCCCACGCCGGACGCGACCTTCCAGCGGTGCGACCAGATGGCGTCCTCGCCCTGGGCGCCGCCGCCGGCCTCTTCACCCTCGCCCGCGTGCACCGCCTGGAAGTGGTCGATGTACCCGTCGGGCTCGTTGAAGTCGCCGTCGTTGTCGTGGTCGTAGCGGTCCCAGACGTCGAACTGCTTCAGGTATTCCTTGATCTCGGCCTGGGACTTGCCGGCCTTGACCTGAGCCTGGTACCACGCGGCGGCGCTGTCGCGGATGAAGGCCCAGTAGCCGTCGTTCTCCGCGATGTTGTTGCTGCCGTACCGGGCCTCGTTGTAGGGCACGGTGACCCAGTCGCTGACGTCGCCGCCAACGGTGTACCGGCCGCCGGACTGCTTCAGGTAGAAGTCCTTGAACGACTCGCCCGCACCGTAGAACATGTCCATGTAGTGGGCCCGCGAGAAGTCGGACCGCCACAGGGTGCTGTTGTTGTCGGTGGAGCTGCCGTCCCAGTTGCGGTCCGGCTCGGGGATCTGGTTGACCACCGGGCCGGGCGTGCCGCCGGTGGCCGGGTTGGTCTTGTCGCCGAAGTTGACCAGCATGGTGAAGATCGGGTCGGTCTTCGGGGCCTGCTGGTACTCGACGAACACGTCGTCCTTGACCTCGACGACCTTGGAGCCGTTCCGGTTCTGGACCTTGGCCTTGCCGGAGAGCACGTCGGCGATGGCCTGCTTCTTGAGCTCCCGCTGGTGATCCACCTTCGGATCGGGGAGGTTGTCCCTGCCGTGCTTCGCCTTGGTGGTGCCGGAGGTCGGTTCCGCCGCGGGGGTGGCGGCGGACGCCGGCACCGTGACGGCACCGGCTGCCAGCAGCGCGGCCGTGGCCGAGGCCAGGCCTGCTGCGACTCGTCTCCTCAAAGGTCCTCCTCCTTTGTGGAATCTGTTACATGACGGTGACGGACTGCGCCGACGGCTGTCATGTGATTCGTCATCGACGATGGCACGTGATTCGTCACTTGTCACCGGGCAACCAGATAAGTTTCTGAGTATTTTTTGCCTTCAAAAGGGGCTAATGCCGCGTCAGGGCAGCGAAAAATTCAGCTGATTGTCAGCTGGTGATCGCTCGCAGTGAGCGGATTATGAGGTCCCCATAATGGAGCGCCGACCGGCACGAAAATGTCACACGATCTGGCGGGGATCGACGGAGCGGTGTCAGAAAAAGCGGGGCCCGCCCGGAGCAGTGTGCTCCGAACGGGCCCCGCCGGGTGCCCGTCCCGGCGAACCGGGACGTATCAGGTCAGTTCGTGGCCGGGGTGACGCGCACCGTGGCGTACGAGTTGTCCTTGGCGGTCTTCACGATGTTGATCGAGACGCCGTAGCTGACACCGGCGTCGCCCGGGTTGCCCGACCCCAGCACGGTGAACCCGAGGTCGGTGCCGTAGAGCGCCGTCGCCGGGGTGCCGTCCGGGTTGGTGATCCGGGTGGTGTACGGCGCCATGCCCCGGGAGGGGATGACCACCGAGGCGTCGCTGTCGCGGGCGAAGAGCCGGCCGTCACGCGACTCCAGACCCGGGTACCAGCCCTTGGCGTCGGTGAAGCCGGCCACCGGGGCCTGCGCGCCGAAGCTGGTGCAGTACGCGCTGTACGGCTCCGTCGCCGCCTCCAGGCACTCCTTGAAGGGGTACGTCGGGTTCAGCGAGAACGCCGCGTTCGAGGACTGCGGCCGGCTCGGCAGGTTGTCCAACGTCGACGGGTCCTTGACCGCCGCCTCACCCTGCCGGCGCAGCGGCTCGTTGTGCGAGTCGACGATCAGCAGGCCGCCCTTGGCGCCGTAGCTCGGCAGCGCGGTCGCCTGCGCGGTGACGTGGTTGACGTCGCCCAGGGCGGTGTCGCGGTACCAGACCAGCATGCCCGGGGCGTTGTACGAGATCCGGTCGACCTTCCACGCCTCGTGCGAGTAGATCGTGTCGTAGGCGTACTTCAGGCCCTTGTCGAACCCGTCGAAGTTGCGCCACTCGGCCAGGTAGTACTGCGCCTTGACCTGGGTGCCCGAGTCGACGTGCCAGCCCGCGCCGGTGCTGTCGGTGAAGGTGCCGCCGGTCTGGGTCCAGCCGTTCGCACCGCCCTCGACGTCGTCGCTCCAGGTGGTGGTGCCGCCGCCGGTGACCGAGAAGTCGTCGGCGAACCAGCCCCGCTCCAGGAAGGCCGCGTCGGTGGCCTGCCGCAGCCGCAGCTGCACGGTCTTCCCCGCGTACGCCGACAGGTCGACGTAGTCGTGGCGCCAGCCGCCGCTGGAGCCGGTCAGGCCGTACTTCTTGTCGCCGTAGTCGTGCATCCGGCCGCTCGGGTCGGCGTAGCCGTCACCGGTGGAGACCAGCTTGCCGCTCGCGTCGTAGACCTTCTGCTCGGCCCAGGTCGTGCCGCCGTCGGTCGAGACCTCGACGAAGCCGTAGTCCCAGTCCTGCTCGATGACGTAGTTGTTCCACATCCAGAACTTCGCGTCCACCGCGGCCGGGACGGCCACCTCGCGGGAGAGCTTGACGTCGGCCCAGTCCTGGTCGGCGCCCGAGTACCACATCTTGTCGCCGCTGTGCGGCGTCGCCAGGTTGATCACCTTGTCCGGCAGGTCGACCTTGATGCCGTCCTTGGTGCCGACCGGGGTGTTCGAGGTCTGGCCGAGCTGCACGGCGCGCGGGTCGTCGCCCGGCTTGAGGGTCAGCGGGTCGGCCCAGCCGAGGACCCACTTGTCCCAGATCCCCATGTGGGTGGGGAGCGCCTGGAAGATCTCGCCGGAGTGCGAGCCCGAGGCCATCAGGTCCCAGAAGTCGACGTCCGAGTCGGCGCTGCCGGAGGTGTCATAGAGGTCCGGCAGGCCCAGGTCGTGGCCGAACTCGTGGGCGAAGACGCCGACGCCGGCGTCCTCCGGCTGCACGATGTAGTTCGACACCTTCAGCTCCGTGCCGGGGATCGTGTAGCCGCCGGGCACGGCCGAGGAGTGCGCCCAGACCGCGTACGTGCCCTGGTCGCCGCCGCCACGGGACTTGCCCATGCCGGCGTGCACCAGCACCAGGTGGTCGATGACGCCG
Protein-coding sequences here:
- the mycP gene encoding type VII secretion-associated serine protease mycosin; this translates as MPRPSARPALAAALAALLATPPVVAATGVPASAGVAAPACASPPAPARTVTERPWPQQRYAPERLAPLATGAGVTVAVIDSGVDRRHPQLAGRVLPGTDLLDPGGDGGRDCPGHGTGVASIIAAAPARGVAFRGLAPDARILPVRVSEQQVVDGRESGRTVSAAGFARAIRWAVDHGADVLNLSVVLYADSPAVRAAVEYAEERDVVVVAAAGNLHDSGDPSPYPAAYEGVLGVGAIGVDGGRSTFSQTGPYVDLVAPGGEVLMAAPGRGHLLADGTSYATPFVAATAALVRQYHPDWTAAQVSRRILASTDPAPGTGRRGDYGAGVLNPYRAVTETGGGAAVPAVAAALPRERPDPALVAQRGRRAAARERAVLLAAAGGAAALAVVLLAVVLPRGARRRWRPA
- a CDS encoding SseB family protein; amino-acid sequence: MTDWEPATEAEAAMRDALSANDQELYFRVLARTDLLLPVSGQPAPGQSAGWGTWTTSGRTHVLAFTSPTALRACLGDSTGPTRRAAYADLADDWPNHEWWLAVNPGLPIEGYLPAWFVTQLSRGEVRLPGRTMGARARLERAESLARARANAVDREAPRWEPASPPAPPTSPVPPTPLARRESDRTGPSPVPAPLPGPAPEPADQTIPVRAAASRGSAVSAFGSTGEPPSPPAVEAARPGVAPTRPGPSVARPDGRPEPSSIAAANGGWPDRPGDEAAARSFFEPSAQRRAAGEDARRPAERAVPPSRLGRVGQPFPRRRPISEPVPAPPVGSVPEEPTQAFRVPVADDGLTQVFPRRAPEPPAEEATQVVRAGVPDHDLTVSLPRRTEPPTEKARFGGGERAAGPLPRRHLTEPGPDEQTQRLAGPHPYAAAGQPAPPVGADVDELPPSIAEPVSAPPVPRRSLSPIVIEGTVIESRDLGEAGPAVSPVPADRPVRTGPPAANANANGAAWATPARPAEPPTLEVRAAEPAPAVAEPSAPAVTPVEPAVEGVPEARIATPAAPATVPDPPVTAATAYAPPSEAPAPETTPSAPASPVAPATSPVAPVPSATAAPATTPGSPVVPAPAASPVAPVSPAPATTPAPPAPAASVPPAPAPAVPASPRPTAPSPQPAVPAPAAFTPANEVEEELLASAGAGNTDGFLSTLLLARVLLPVAPGSAPGSRPGEPGFVWHTEQLDGGPYVVVWTSAERMADAAAGSVETVLVRFVQLIRRWPDRTWSFAVNPGTPVGAKLPGEQIVGLANWAADVGLGDEPETEPAAAEEPANRPRVAPPVVDPTRPIVMQKAVAPSQLAYYLERGYDRVSGFVHRAGELAHLHTPTELYDALGLGYPGSPFDRAAGEIYVLRWPAHRPSLYRIPYGGQNEVAMRAMEGWVIERAPFRGNGFAPGESSDVVAEFKVDSARLPHGAQLWRIGADGAERVVAVLDTDVLLWRQVGEDDA
- a CDS encoding alpha/beta fold hydrolase; protein product: MTEQHSGAVDESCVLTEGPWTHRFVGANGSRFHVVEAGTGPMVLFLHGFPEYWWAWHEMLPAVADAGFRAVAVDLRGYGASDKPPRGYDGYTLAADVAGLIRALGERSATVVGTGAGGMIAWTVASFHPNLVRRLVVLGAPHPLRLRAAIFADPRGQFSASTPTLKYQLPRYEHVLTRDDAAEVESLLRRWGGPAWVDGPDFEAYARACRTAMRIPQAAFCALEGYRWAFRSVLRLHGYRFVKLMQKPLVTPTLQLHGAADVASLARTAQGSGRYVTAPYEWRLLDGVGHFPHVEARDVVLGEILRWTKS